From the genome of Watersipora subatra chromosome 9, tzWatSuba1.1, whole genome shotgun sequence:
GTGTGGGGGTGCCTCGGTACGCTAACATGAGCTGGGGCAGCTCATCCCTTTCCTCTTGGCTTCGTTCCAACAACATGGCTTTTAGAGAGTTGCCCAGGCCTCAACTGTTTTTCTCCACAATCCCATTTGCCTGGGGATGGTAGGAAGTAGTCTGAGTCTTGCTCAATTTCCAGAGCTGGCAGAGCTCCTCCATCAGTTGACTCTCAAATTAAGCTCCTTGGTCTGTATGGATTTACCCTGGAAGCCCCAGGTAgcaaaacactttttcatcGAGGGCACTGGCCACAACTGGAGCCGTGGTCTCTGAAATAGCAATGGCATCCTGCCACCGGGTAAAGTGGTCCGAGACCACTAAGATCCACTTATTGCCCTTTGGAGTGATGGGGAGAGGGCCTACCAGGTTGACGGCGACCTTATGCCAGGGTCACTAGCGTATAACCGCTGCCGGCTTCCTGCAGGCTTAGTCCTTCTGTGCTTGGCAGCCTGGCAAACCTCACAGCTACGTACTAACCTGCAGACAATGGCTGTAAGTCCAGGCCAGTACCATGTAAGCTGGTAGCGGCTTACTGTTCTCCCCACTCTGGGGTGGGTCATGGCATTTATCTGTCAGATAACTGGCTCCCTCATAGCTGGAGGCACACGGCACACCACCGGGTTAGTACCTGGCAGTACCAAAGAACCCTTGCAGTTCCCGGACTCCTCGGGGGATTGGCCACTGCTCAATCACCTCCACTTTGGCTGGGTCCATCGCAACCCCTTTGCTACTCATTATGTAGCCCAGGTACCGCACTTGGGACTGTAACAGTTTGCACTTTGTCGATTTGAGCTGGAGTCTGGCTTGCCGTAGTCGCTGAAATACTTCCTTCAGCCGTTGGAGGTGAGTTTCAAAACCATGTGCAATAACATTCACATCATTCAGGTACAATAGTAACGTCTGCCAGTGGAGCCCGTGCAACTCTCTCTCCATCAATCGCTGAAAAGTGGCTGAAGCAAAAGTCAGTCCGAAAGGAAGGACTATCCTATTCCACAATCCCGAGTGAGTGATGAAGGCTGATTTTTCTCTGGTAACTTCGTCCAGCGGAACCTGCTAGTATCAGCTGACAAGATCGAGGGTACTAAAATATTGGCTTTCAGCCAAAGTATTCAGAATTTTGTCTATCTGAAGAAAAGAATAGGCGTCTTGTTCTGTTACCGCGTTGAGCTTTCAGTAATCCACACAGAACTTTTCAGTAATCCACATCCGCCATTTTTCATCCTTCTTTTTTACTAACACAATAGGTGAGCTCCACGCGCCTCCAGCCGGCTCAATCATCCCTTTGGTCAACAGATCCTGTACCTGTCTCTCAGCCTCTGCTTTCTTTTTAGGCCCTAGGCGGTGAAGGGATTGACGAATAGGTCGGGTCCTGTCTTTCACAGGTGTGGAGTGCTCCACGAGCAACGTTCTACCCATGTCATCATATCCAGTGCTAAACACTGACTCATACTTGGTCAGTAGGGTAGCCAGTTTTCTAGCCTGCCCTGCGTCTGTAGATGGTTCCTGTAGATGCTGGGAAATCCGTGGCTTGGCCTCGACTAGGGTGATCGGCACAGCAGGGCCTCCCTTGAAGAAAGGGGCGCCGGCAATGGGAGAAGACGCTTCCACACTAGTATGAGTGCCTACAGCGGTTCCCAAACAAATGGTCAGGGGTTGGGGATTCGAGTTGAGACACCTAACCAAAGCCTTTCTATCCGCTCCGAGCTCGTTCAGCCTTGTAGCTAGAGGCTGGCCCTCAGGgtatctttttattttcttgAGTGGACAGAAATTTCTTGTGGTCAACTTACAACTGACCACAACCTCGGTTCTAGCTGGCACCACCAAGTCTTTAATTACCTAGACTTTGTTCTAAAGGATTTTTCCCATTCGGTCGCTACAAGCCAATGGCTTCCCATCCACCTTCACCACGGGTCATTCGAACATTGGTGTGCCATAAAGAGAGGCTTGCCAAAAATAGCGTCTTCACTAATCTGACTGACTATGAACACTTCTTTGGTCTTTACTTTGCGAAGCCTTACTGAGAGCCAGATTACAGCGTGAAAGGGTAACCTGGTCTCATCAGCAAGCATGCTAAGGGTGGCACTCTCCTTCAATTGTTCTCTTATACCCCAGAGAAGTTGGTCGAACGCCTGTTTTCCCAGCAGGTTAGTGGGGCATCCAGTATCCAACATGAAGTGCACTGCTCAACCTTCGATTTTACCCGGGAAAAAGTTACTGGCAGAGTGTGGGCGCCCCAGCAGGCATTTTTTAGCTGGTTCCCTGTGTTTGAAGAAGGCTGCCTGAGGCTGCTCTGTTTGTGCAAGTAAAGAACATTCCTGTGCAATCTTTTTGGATGACCGAGGCTGTCCTCTGCGGGACAAGGCGCCAAGGTCCCTGAGAGAAAATCATAGTGCTTACTCCAGAGAGACTCATGCCTGACTCTTCTAGGTGTAGTGGTTGGAACATGTTTTGGGTTGCTGTGAGGGTTGGTTGAGGTGGAGTTCTGAGTTGGCCTGATTTTCTCGTATAGGTCTATCCGGGTGAGGTCTTGGCTGAATTGGTACTTTGTTTCTTCTGGTTTCTGCAGAAGCCTTATTGCAGCTAGTAGTGGGGGCTACTGCTGCAGACTTCTTCCATTTCTCGACTCCTTTTTCTTTTGACTACGGCACTCCTTTCAGAGATGTCCCGTGCCTCCACATCCTTAACAATTGGCAGGCTTACTTTCTGGAGGCTCCATTGGCTTGTTTTGCAGCTGCTTGACCTGTTCTGTCAGCTGCTTTACTGTGGATAGCAAGCAGTACATTCAAGGTGTCCTGTTTGACACTGCGTACTGCCCCATGTCTTGTATTGGCTTCGGGGTCTTATATTTTTTTTACCACAGTCTGTACAACTTTGCCCAAAGTCGGTTTTCCTTCAGATTTGATTTTAAGAAATTTTTCTCCAGCCCATACTGCGTTTGCGAGAGTCTCCGTGGGTACCGCTAAGAGGTGTCGCTGTAGGGGGGGGGTGATTTAGGGAGTTCGAGAACTACTGTTTGGCCATGTTCCTTCTGAACGGGTCGGGCAGTTCTGCGCAGGCTATTTGGACTAGCCGTTCAATTTCTGTTGCGTGTTCCGGCAGGGATGTTTGAGTCCCTTTTTTAAACTGCTCAACTCTGCTCGGGCTTGTCGGGGAGATATTTCAAATCGGACTCGCATCGCTTCAAAGATGGCTGCCACCCCGACTGCCCTTCTGCAGGACTCTGCTTCTCCCTTCAAAGCCTCTCTGAGTTGCAGTGTGCTAGCCCCTCGGCCCACCAATTTGCAGCTGAGATTTCTTTGAATCTGGTAATGAAGTACTCGGGGTCTCCGACGCTATTATAATTGGGCGCTTTGAACTAGGAGGTTGGTCCCGGGTTCCGACTTAATCTGACAAGTTGACCAAATGCGTCAGTTAGTCGATTTGTGTCTCGGTCTACACTCCTTGCCTTCCTTTGAGACATGATTTGAGCTTCTATCTAAGTGAGGGGGACTGTTATAGACGATCGTGACCTGACTTGGAGTGCTTAAGCCGTTTTGGCAGTATCGAGCATCTTACAGAGTGGGGAGTGGTTGGCGTAATGCCAGTCACCAACCTTTCTCTAGAGTGCTGGATAACTTGCTTATTTTAAAACACCATGTTTATTTACAAATGTTGGAGATAGCCATACAGCTATCTTAGTCAGATTCGGAACCTCCAGTGGTTGCTGTACTACTCCAGTTTTCCTCTACTGAGGTCCGCGAaagtttattttcaaatttttagatGGTGCCTGCCGGTTTTGTGTAATTCCTTCGTTGACACtagtgtaaaggaatttgctggTCTTTGCTTGGCATGATCTAGATTATTACATACAGAGAAGAGAatgcgtgtagtttcattcagtttttattacaaaagGAAATTCcgctagccgaggagcgtacggctttCTGCTCCGCCCAACTAAGTGAGCGCGCTCctatatatacaacaaactcACCCATTCTCGCTAACGGAACCGAGTAAAAACTGCATAACATTAGTAATAAATGGAGTTACTAATCCGCTGGCATAGTTATAATAAAGCAATAAATGAAGACATAATCACGACATAGTATATGGACAAATTAATatctatataaaacaaaaaacaacacagcatgcaagacattacatataaaaaattttacacGAGTTATGAAGTCATgacccggcgtccaccacaaaCTTCACCTCTTAGCTGTTAACAATACTTCACGATTGGTTCAGTGTTGTTTATATGTGATGGCAAAAGTGACCGAAATGCATCACACGTTAAATTGTCATCACCATAAAATATACATCTGATCTCCTCCTAAAACATAGCTGAAACACAGTACAAGGGTTTCttcattagaaaaaaaatctTCACTTGAGAACCTACTAGAAAATTTTGTAACAAATTGTGACGCAATCAGGAGCTCATGCTACTATGGTTCAGATCTGAGTGGGCCACATGGCAAAGGTATGCCATGATAGACATAACGgcttacttgcaacaaaattctcattacagttatttggtatcaaaagattcaccatgttttactctgttgtgttgtgggtgcaaaatttGTAGAACTGTGATAAGCAGCTAGACAAGCAGAAACttcagagcaaacacagctatgcctacaacaaaacagaactgctactgcatctgctagaagtgcagaaacttcagagcaaacacagctacgcctgcaacaaaacaaaactgctactgcatctgctgGAAGTGcaaaaactgcagagcaaacacaactGCGCCTACAACaagacagaatagctactgcatctgctagaagtgcagaaactgcagagcaaacacagctacgcctgcaacaaaacaaaactgctactgcatctgctagaagtgcagaaactgcagagcaaacacaactGCGCCTACAACAAGACaaaatagctactgcatctgctagaagtgcaaaaactgcagagcaaacacagctacgcctacaacaaaacagaatagcagctgctagaagagcagaaatggctgaacaaacacaggtacatcgagagcaggccggAATAAATGCTGCAGCTgttagaagtgcagagactgctgagtcgacccagcagcgactcccACGGCAAGATAcgctaactacagcagctgcttggCAGCCACAACCTACCAGGCGCCGTGCatgggcagaaaactttgcacatGACTAAaatcctgcaacacagtatagggcctATCAAAAAATCTTTATAGGACGATTTTCTAAAAAATGTTCCAGATGTAATGCTTTATGTTGGAAAGACGAGAGACCAGGCATTTGTTGCAACAATGAGAAAGTTTGCCTACAACAACTTTCTGAGGTTATTCTATCTGTATTGACTCACCTATTCCAAGGCGAAAATCCTGATTCTGAACATTTTTTGGggaatatacaaaaatataacgCTGTTTTCAAATGACATCATTTGGAGCTAAAACCATTGATAAGCCTAGATTTAACCCAAATTTCAAGGTTCATGGTCAAGTCTATTCTTTGATTGGATCCTTGCTTCCGATACCGGGTGAGCAACTACAGTTCTTGCAAATCTATTTCATGGGTGACCAGCAGGCAGAGGCAGAACGTCGGCGTGGTATTGTTGAAGGAGTGTGATTAAACGTAATTCGTGAGCTGCAGGATGTTCTACACgagcaaaataaatatgtacGTGATTTCAAAACTGCTCGGAAGAGGCTGCCTGAAAACACGGATGGCTTGCGATTTGTCATTCATGCTGAAAAACACTCTGTTGGAGATCACGAAAGAAGATTCAATGCTCCTGTCATTGATGAAGCTGCCATTCAAATAGTTGGATAGCAGTTTGAAAGTCAGGATATTGTTCTGCAGTTACATAGCAATGAGCTGCAGAGGATATCGGAGATGCACAGAAAATATGGCGCCCTCAGTATCCTATCATTTTTTGGTGAAGTGACGGTGGTTACAACTTTCAGCTGCAACAGACTGACATTTGCACAGGAGAGCCAGGCACACAAAAAGTTTCTGCTATAGATTTTTATGCTAGCAGACTGATGGTTCATGTTGGTAGTTTTACCTACATTCACAGGTGCCGAAAGCTGCTGTTCCAGTTTGAAGTTGACATGTACGCTAAAATTAAAACTGAAAGACTTAGCTTTATCCGCCACAATCAGACACGGCTAAGAGCTGATGATTACATCTACCTACATGATGCAGTGGCTGATGATCGCAATGCAAACCGACTAGGTAACATGGTAATTTTACCTTCGTCTTTTACTAGTTGCCCGCGCTACATGCACGAGCGTACACAGGATGCCATGACATATGTGCGACATTACTGCAGACCAGACCTTTTCATCACATTTACCTGCAACAGCAAATGGGATGAGATTTCCAATGAATTGCTGCCTGGTCAGCAAAGCTATGACAGACACGATGTGGTTGCAAGAGTGTTTCACCTAAAACTAAAGCAACTAATGGATTACATCACCACCGGTGCAATATTTGGCGCTGTCCGATGCCATATTTACACCATTGAATGGCAGAAACGTGGACTCCCTAATGCACACATTCTAACTTGGTTATGGTTCCATGTACCAAGCACAGGGTCTATGTGGCCAGCTAAACAATGGTTCACCCTGCATGAAAGACGGTACATGTACCAAGAAGTACCTTAAGGCTCTCATTAAAAACACAGTTACTGCCATAGATGGGTATCCATTGTATCGTCGTCGTTCTACTGATGATGGAAGTTTCACCAAATAACACACTTTGCAAGCTGCTGGAGAGGCCTACGACATCACTTTGGACAATAAATGGATAGTGCCTTACTTCCCTTTGCTGTCCAAAGTATTCAATGCATACATCAATGTCGAATTTTGCCACTCAGTGAAGTCCATCaaatacatttgcaaatatGTCAATAAAGTTAGTGATCAAGCAGTGTTCGGTTTGGAGAAAGATGGAGAACAGGCTGATGAAGTAGCTCGCTATGAGAGTGGAAGGTACATCAGTGCAAATGAAGCAATGTAGCGCATCTTCAGTTTCCCCATTCATGCACGACACCCGACTGTCCAGCATCTGAGTGTCCATCTTGAGAATGGCCAGAGAGTGTATTTCACTGAAGCAAATCTTCAGCAACAACTTCAAGAACCACGTGACACTACCCTTACAGcctttttcaaactttgtacaCTTGATGATTTTGCAAGGACGCTTCTCTACTGCCAATTGCCAGCCTATTACACCTTTGACGCATCTACAAAATGCTGGAAGAGACGAGTTCAAGGATCTTCAGTGCCTGATCATCCTGGCATATATCAAACTGATGCCCTGGCACGGGTATACACTGTTCACCCTAACAATCGTGAATGCTTCTTTCTTCGAATAATACTGCACCACGTGGTTGGCCCAGTGTCTTTTCACCATTTAAGAACTGTTGAAGGTCATGTCTGCGCCACTTTCCATGAAACATGCAGGCGTTTGGGGCTATTGAAAGATGATGCACAGTGGAGGGAGGCCTTGGAAGAAGCTGCAACTGTACGGTCACCTGCCTAACTATGCAAGTTGTTTGCTATTATGTTGAGCGCCTGCCAGCTTTCTGACCCTGTTCAGCTGTGGCAAAAGTTTAAAGAACATTTGGCTGAAGACATCCTGTTTCATGAGCGAAAACTGTTTCAGGATCAACAACTGCAGTTCACAGATAGAATGTTCAATATTGCTCTTATATTTATTGAGGACCAAGTGCTCGAGGTCACAAACAACAACCGCTCAGTTTATGGACTTCCCAGGCCTGTTAGAGTGGAGCAACTTGTTGTGCGCGGGGAAATATTACGCGAAACAGCATATGACCGTGAAGAGCTCCGTCACCATGTTGAAACCAATGAACCGCTGCTGCTAGAGGAGCAAAGAGCTGCATATCACACGGTTTtggaaaaaattgaacaaagcaGTGGCGGCATGGTGTTTCTTCACACACCAGGTGGAACCGGCAAAACCTTCGTCACTAATCTTATATTGGCAAAAGTATGAGAGTCTGGAAAAATTGCTTTAGCTGTAGCTTTATTTTGCATTGCAGCTACCTTACTCCCTGGTGATCGCACTGCGCATTCAGCCCTGAAACTGCATCTTAATTTGGCCAGAACTGAGAATCCTGTGTGCAATATCAAAAAGCACAGCGAAACTACCCAACTTTTGCAGCAATGTGTTCTTATTGTGGGGGATGAGTGCACAATGTCGCACAAGCTCGCATTGTAAGCTCTAAACCTTACAGTAAAGGACTTGCGTGAAAATAATAGACTTTTCGGTGGGGTAGCTCTTTTACTTTCTGGAGATTTCCGCCAAACATTGCCTGTCATACAAAGAGGCACACCCGCCGATGAGATAAATGCATGTATCAAATCATCATTCTTGTGGCCGTCTGTTGTGCATTTGCATTTGACACGAAACATGCGTGCCGCTATTCTTGGCGAAGAAACTAGTGCACATTTCGCTGCCGGACTGCTGCGTATTGGCGAAGGGCGTTTGCCAGTCAGTGCTGAGGATGGTTCGGTGTCACTTGATGGCTACGGCACTTATGTGGATTCAATCGAGGAACTTCAAGAGAGTTTACCTTAATCTGCAACAGAGGTTCCAAGATGTTGATTGGTTATCTGAGCGAGCTATTCTTTGCCCCTGGAATGATGCAGCTGCTGCCATAAACTCACAGCTTTTAGCCCAACTACCTGGCAATTCAAAAACCTTCACTTCTGTTCATACGTCGTTGACTGATGACGCTACTGTAGAATATCCTGCGGAATTCTTAAACCCACTGGACTTGCCCGGACTTTCTGCCATAAATTGCAGCTAAAGATAGGAACACCAATCATGCTTCTTCGCAACTTCAATCCTCCAAAGTTGTGTAATGACACTCGGCTAGCTGTTATGCAAATATTTTCGCACGTCATTCAGGCCAAAATCATTTCAGCATCTGGTGGAGAAGAATCTGTTTTTATTCCCAAGGATCCCAGTTATTCCAACGGATCTaccatttgaatttaaaaagatTCAGTTCTCCATCAGAGTCTGCTTCGCTATGACCATCAACAAGTCGCAAGGTCAATCCCTCAAAGTAGCTGGTACCATCTTACTGTCTacctgctttagccatggccagctgtacgttgcctgctcaagagtaggcacaagccgaaaactgtttgttcatacacccgacaaaaaaacaaaaaatgttgtctatccgcaagtgttgcgttgattaacattgtgttattgttatgtcatatttgcattaaattaacattatgttattattgtgTCATGCTATGTCCTTCATGTACTGCTACACCTACATATTacccacatgcagcattttttagcatatttttcagtatatatatattttcatgaatttGTTTTCTTTATTGTGTCCCAtgaaaaggctatcatgttggcgttatgctttattattgtaaggtgttAATGCtttatctgccttgacatcatactgtctgtgctgttatacatgtaaatcttactgataataaattttatcaatacaaccacattactgctgcactgtTTGTATATGCCATGTCAAAACATAGGCTCtagacaaagaactggtgagccatgattagtgttagaAGTCTCCATTCGATGTAGAACTttaaaagtcatgtatagtgaATGTAGATGTCTCCATTCAacaaatgctggcgatagctcagcagtgcaatagcaaaatattttgtggaattttttaaagcatgcacaatttttcaatactgccagtttgaaaaaactacagtttgcctagcaatgtcaatttcattatcagttctctgtacaaaaataggacaactcccattttagtggtttgagactgatgcattgtagactagctgtaaaacacattgcagatttctattgttcttGCTAAAatgattgacatgtatgactgcatatgtgtatgcagtctgatcagcccaacaattttagtagactgcatatttggagttgttttacagtatgaaagacaactctcaataaaccttttgctgtacgtgaatctgttcccgttgacgggtaatgcagctagtttttatataatgtataggAATAGTTGGTACTTAGCATTCAGCTATTTTTAGTTTAAAGTATATCATTAAAGTATTAAAGTTTATACCATGAATAAGTACTACTgctgtgtgtgcgtgtgtgcatgcgtgtgctcatgtgtgtgcgtgcatgcatgCAGGTGCgggtgtgcatgtgtgcgtgtctgtgtgcacatgtgtgtgcctgtgtgtgtgtaAAAATTATGGTTGTGAGAACTCACTTTTCTTCCCACAtgtgtttccacatttttggccAACTTTATCCAAACTTCACCTGCACTTCCTGTCAGGTTGCTAAAATGGTTTGGTCTCAAGACTAATCAGCTTCTTAAACATCAACCTGCCGgcagttttaaaaatgaaacaatacCAGGAATCACTAAGCTTAatgttattatacatatatatgtgtgtaagtAGACGATTTTCTACTTAGTGACTGTATGCTTTGAATATTGTCTAatctaatatatattatttttttgattttcaGCACTTTTagagtttttgttatttttcgaaaattatcttttttaattttgtgtcaTTCACACttcatttaaatatatttgaatGACACTAGAAGTATTTAGGTAActtcattttttatgtttattaaattCAAACTTGTTCTATTTAGAGACTAATTCTGTATGTTGTCTGCCATTTTTATAATTAAGTGACTCACTCAGCCGGGGATGTACCAGCACCAAATGTCAAAGCTATTGCCTACCTGTCATAATAAATGACACACATTGTACATTATAGTTTCTGTGAGTCAGAGCATTATATCTGTGTTAGGTAGAGCTTTTAAAGCTACTGCTTGTTGGAGCCAAGCTGATTGGGACATGAGAAAGAACTTTGTCTAGAGCATTCTATATCAACTCAGCTTAATATTATAGAACAAAAACTATACTGTATCAACTCAAGTTACTTCTATGAAATACAAAAGCTACGGTGTATCAGCTCCAATAAGTGCTATAAAAAACAAGTTATGGTGTATTAACTCAAGtcattgctataacttacaAGGTACTACAATATGTATCAACTTGAATTATTGCTGTGGATTGTAAGTGGCGATTTaccaaattaaattattgctatGGAATACAAACTGCAGCAAATTAACTCAAGTCTTCAAGTCTAAGTAATAATATTTGCTGAGCTTCATTCTCATGAAACACCTAAAAACATTATTAGTCCTCACAGTGTAAGATTTTTTAATTGGTGGTTTGGTAAAGAATCTTTTAGGTGGCCCTATCTGATACCTTCTTTTAATATATACTTTTAGCAGCAgtagatatatttaatactaTGGGTATCATATCGTTATTTGGTGGTTTGACTTTAATTGTTTGCTTCCTTCTTACTTGCATAGTAGAGGAAAGTATCAAGAGACTACGTTCATAAACACTATGGCTCTATTGCCGAAGATGCGAACAGAGGAAATTGTGCTCTTTTCAATATATTATCAAATAGCTGCTTGGTTTTAGAATATAATAAAGCTCTTTTCTGGAGATACTCTTCGTTGGCCGGGAGATGATTCCGATTTCTCATCTCAATGTTTTTTCTTAttgttttgattttgttttcaaatgattttcacaaaaaataaaattatgaacCAAAAAATGCCCAAATTCGAATTTAATGTTTAAGCATTTGTCATAAGTTTGAGTACAAATTTATTTCTCAAGGTTTTTGTGTGCGTTCGTgtttgtctgtctttctgtctttcTTTGTGTATAAGTGTGTGTGTAAGAGCGCACGCCCgcccacacaccacacacatttTTGTCTGTTTGTCACACATACAGCTGTTTGTCTGTGTTTGTGTCTGTGTTTGACCAGCTATACTATTGAAATTTAGGAATTGAAATTCCACATTCTGTTGTGTTTGAACTCAAAGAGACTTCAACCACAAGTTTTACATCCACACGCTTCACCACTAAGCTATACAAGGCGTGTTGATTAAAGctgttatcatataccgtatatcatatagcgtatgcacacacTAAACAACGCATTATTTGAAACTTTATGAATTCTACTAACTCTaagaaacatgatgcttttttgtgttttctttaacTTCTACTTTTGATTTTTCGTATGTTTCTATTGTTAAATCGCTGTCAAAGCCAATTTTCTTTGCGTGGACAATTGCATTTTTAGTGTAGGAAGAGCTTGTACAATCTCTCTTTGTTCAGTCAGACAACGACAGTACAGTATCCTTTTTGACATTCGTACCAGCATCAATAGGTACCAGTATTGtagcattcaaagttttgatggatagcttctggtgagACCGcaactttttttatatatacacaaacacacacttttatgcaagaattgttattattgattacacacattcaggatttttgttctgatttctcagttcatattaattgtatcattaccaatacatcttttattgtaatcgttgCAGAACAGGCTTaatttacttgctaattatttcacatttacacttAAGCCCTTTTATAGTggatttatttttttaatttattgtgCAAACAC
Proteins encoded in this window:
- the LOC137405063 gene encoding uncharacterized protein; the encoded protein is MLSACQLSDPVQLWQKFKEHLAEDILFHERKLFQDQQLQFTDRMFNIALIFIEDQVLEVTNNNRSVYGLPRPVRVEQLVVRGEILRETAYDREELRHHVETNEPLLLEEQRAAYHTVLEKIEQSSGGMVFLHTPGGTGKTFVTNLILAKV
- the LOC137405062 gene encoding uncharacterized protein → MAEQTQVHREQAGINAAAVRSAETAESTQQRLPRCRKLLFQFEVDMYAKIKTERLSFIRHNQTRLRADDYIYLHDAVADDRNANRLGNMVILPSSFTSCPRYMHERTQDAMTYVRHYCRPDLFITFTCNSKWDEISNELLPGQQSYDRHDVVARVFHLKLKQLMDYITTGAIFGAVRCHIYTIEWQKRGLPNAHILTWLWFHVPSTGSMWPAKQWFTLHERRFPIHARHPTVQHLSVHLENGQRVYFTEANLQQQLQEPRDTTLTAFFKLCTLDDFARTLLYCQLPAYYTFDASTKCWKRRVQGSSVPDHPGIYQTDALARVYTVHPNNRECFFLRIILHHVVGPVSFHHLRTVEGHVCATFHETCRRLGLLKDDAQWREALEEAATVRSPA